The genomic stretch CCTCCTTCTTAGAACCGGGGCCTGGGCCCGGGAAGGGGAGAGTGGCCGAGTGGTCAAAAGCGACAGACTGTAAATCTGTTGAAGTTTTTCTACGTAGGTTCGAATCCTGCCTCTCCCACTTGTTTGTTGTAGACTTCAGAGAAGAGAAAGGAGGCATTCGTCAGCGCAGGAAGGCCCACCGAGCGAAGCTCTTTCTTTTTTGCCGTGCCGTGAAGTGAAATTTTATCGTATGTTAGTTAGAGAGGTTGGCGAACTACTATGATCTATAGATTCCCCAGAGATATAAAATCCCAACGAGAATAGAAGCGACTCGCTTCCGTTGTAGTCGTCGTAGTCTTTTAGCGGCCTTCCTACACGCACGCGCCCGCCAGAATGCCTCCTTGGTTCTGGACGAAGCCAAGCCGATACATACGATAGGCGAAGGAAAGACCCCCATTTCATAGCGCCTGGGGAACGCTAGTTTGATCGAGGATTGGAGAGGAGAGGTGGAAGAAAAGGCTCGGGATGGATTTAGGAGTCTTTGTGCGAGCCGTATGCGGTGAGAGTCGCACGTACGGTAACGAGGGGGGTTCGCGTCTATACGTGTAGTGTGGTGGTTGGGCCTACCCACCCTATTTGTTCAATGATCTATGGGTCTACTGGAGCTACCCACTTCGATCAATTAGCCAAGATTTTGACCGGATACGAAATCACTGGTGCTCGATCTAGTGGTATTTTTATGGGGATTCTATCTATCGCTGTAGGATCCCTATTCAAGATCACTGCAGTTCCTTTTCGGGCGGCTGTAGAACGGACGGCCGCCTATAGGTGGTAGGGTAGGGTGGGTGGTACCGCTCAGATTGCGGCCAATCTTCCTAACCGCGCGCGGGCCGGGCTTAGAGCGCGTGAAACTCATCACTATCTCGTAAGGGCGTTGAGACCATAGCATGTTAAACGAAAGCGCCGCTTTCTCTGTAGTGTTTTCACACAGCTGCCCGCCTAGAAGAGCCACTCGCTCTGTAGTGTTGTCACACAAGATAAGCACGCCGCCCGCCAGCTGGCCGGGCGAATCGAAGTTATCTTCCGGTCAACTGTCCACCCAGTCAAGTGCAAAAAACACAGTTGAATCACGCAACGCACGCTGCTGGTGTGCTTCCTGCCCGCGAGGAAAGAAGAGCGACAAGGTTTAGTTCAGATTTGACTGTTTGCAGCATGGGAGCGGATTACCCAAAAAATCCCTGggaacaatgaaaaaaaagatatcTCGGTAACGAAAACAATAGGGGGCTGTATTGGCGAGATCCAACGGTGAACAGCTGTCCAAAAGAAAAACCGCCTGGAAGTCCGAGGACCTTTAGTACCGTACCCTACCCCCGAACCAGCAGCCTTTGCGCCAAGCAAGACCGCCCTTGTCCTTTCTCCATTCCGCCTCCTTCTTAGCTTTGTTCCAATATAGTATAAGGCAAAGCTAAAGTGGGTTCGTATGCCTACTTTACCTACTTGACGAAAGGGAACGAACTGAGTTTCGTTTCCGGGTTTATGGATTGGATTCAGTCAGCGTCAcgacataataaaacaaaaaaaaggaaggagtgACGCTTTGGTTACCGGCAAACGCTTCCTAAGGCGACCCTCTCGAGTTTCCTAGATTGAAGTAGCCTTTCTTTCGTCGCCCTACCAAACGAAAGAAGTCACTATCAAAAAGCTCGCCCTACTGAAGTACCAAAGGTGCGCTCCGCCCGGTGACTCAGAAAGAAATGGGTTTGCGCTTTGAAGTGATGAGGTCGCAAAGAGGGAAGTAGGGCTCCTATTGACTAAAGGTTGGTTCTTCGGTTTCCTTTAGAATGAAAGTAGCTATGAAGCCCCTACTACTTATACTGACTTTGTTTGATTAAAAAGGCGAACCCCAACTAGTCGTATGGGGTGGGGTGCTTGTGGTAAGCTGCCTTGGATATGAGTCTGAGGAATTCCTAAAAAAAGGCAAAGTCCGGTATTTGACGAAGATCTTTCTATCAATAGATAGGATTTAGTGTTCGATATAGGGGATAGGATCcatcttctctctctcttactTAGTtaggtttctttttttttcagtGCAACACAGGAAAGCGCCCTCTTTTTGTCATCCCTGCAGCTTTCCAGATTATGTATTGAACGTATGGCGTAGCTAGGATCTTAAAATCATGTTTGAGCCTAGCCTATCCTATGTTCAAACCAACCCCCCCCCATTTGAATAAGGCTGGAAAGAATGCCCGCCAAGTTCAGATAAGGGAATGCTTCCCCCAACCATTAAAGGAAAGGCTCGACGAAGGGAGGGAGATGCGGCGGGGGAAGGAAAACGCTTTCGGAGatcgatatttttttatttatttatcatcgAAAACGAAGAAGGCCGAGGATGGCCTACGGTGCGTGTTATCTGAAGGGAACACGCTTTTTCGACCGCGGTGGTATGATTTGGGGCCCTCTCCGCGTTCCGCCCGCAGGCCTCTTGGGATAGCAGCCTTCGTTGCCTGCCCTTTATATCTCGGCCCGGGAAAGCGCTGGCAACAACAGAAAGGAAGGGGTCCATGTAGTGCGTCCGCCCCCTTCTTAGTCGATGGGGCAGCAGGTTCGGCATCTACTAAAAAAGAGAGAATCCACTTGAGATAACCACGCCTCTGCTAGGCAGCGTGTGGAATGGCCAAGAGCGGACCTTTTTGGATATATAATCCAAGTGGAGAGTGGAGTTACGGGAACAGCCGTCTGATGGAAAACTACTTTCACGTTCGGTTCAGAGAGCACTTTTTTTTCGTCGAGAATTCTTCGTTCCCTTTCGTGTGAATTCCCCAGCGGCGAATTCAACACTTTTTGGGCCCTATCTATTCCATCTCTCAAGCCCCGAATAAAACCCCCCTCCCCTTCGGACTCCATATCTCTTTTGACTCTATATATGTGGGCACCTGATATCTATGAGGGTTCACCCACCCCGGTTACAGCATTCCTTTCTATTGCGcctaaaatttctatttttgctAATATTTCACGTGTTTCTATTTATGGTTCCTATGGAGCTACATTGCAACAAATCTTCTGTTTCTGCAGCATTGCTTCTATGATTTTAGGAGCACTGGCCGCCATGGCCCAAACGAAAGTAAAAAGACCTCTAGCTCATAGTTCAATTGGACATGTAGGTTATATTCGTACTGGGTTCTCATGTGGAACCATAGAAGGAATTCAATCACTACTAA from Medicago truncatula cultivar Jemalong A17 unplaced genomic scaffold, MtrunA17r5.0-ANR MtrunA17Chr0c03, whole genome shotgun sequence encodes the following:
- the LOC120577846 gene encoding NADH-ubiquinone oxidoreductase chain 2 isoform X2, producing MIYGSTGATHFDQLAKILTGYEITGARSSGIFMGILSIAVGSLFKITAVPFHMWAPDIYEGSPTPVTAFLSIAPKISIFANISRVSIYGSYGATLQQIFCFCSIASMILGALAAMAQTKVKRPLAHSSIGHVGYIRTGFSCGTIEGIQSLLIGIFIYALMTIDAFAIVLALRQTRVKYIADLGALAKTNPISAITFSITMFSYVGIPPLAGFCSKFYLFFAALGCGAYFLAPVGVVTSVIGCWAAGRLPRVSQFGGPKAVLRAPDT